The following are from one region of the Camelus dromedarius isolate mCamDro1 chromosome 34, mCamDro1.pat, whole genome shotgun sequence genome:
- the RPUSD4 gene encoding pseudouridylate synthase RPUSD4, mitochondrial isoform X2 produces the protein MGRKPRGEVPPSPVQRRVRELVRFTQQLQRVHPNVLAKALSRGIVHQDKNLVVINKPYGLPVHGGPGVQLCISEVLPILAKMLRGHKAEPLHLCHRLDKETTGVMVLAWEKEVAHQVQELFRTRQVTKKYWAITVRVPVPAAGVVDIPIIEKEVQGQQQHHKMTLSPSYRMDNGKMVRVRPSRNAHLAVTQYRVLSSTLSSALLELQPITGIKHQLRVHLSFGLDCPVLGDHKYSDWNRLAPQKLPVGILKKLGLPQSKARHVPLHLHARQLTLPALQSGKEELSLVCKPPLYFVRSLRHLGLGIPSQDQNGDEDAAHPGGR, from the exons ATGGGAAGAAAGCCCAGGGGAGAG GTGCCCCCAAGTCCTGTTCAGCGGAGAGTGCGAGAACTAGTGCGGTTCACACAGCAACTGCAGCGAGTCCACCCCAACGTGCTTGCTAAGGCGCTGAGCCGAGGGATTGTCCACCAGGACAAGAACCTTGTGGTCATCAATAAGCCCTACGGTCTCCCTGTGCATG GTGGCCCTGGGGTCCAGCTCTGCATCAGTGAGGTACTGCCTATCCTGGCAAAAATGCTTCGTGGCCACAAGGCCGAGCCCCTGCATCTGTGCCATCGGCTGGACAAGGAAACTACAGGTGTAATGGTGTTGGCTTGGGAAAAAGAAGTGGCACATCAAGTCCAGGAGTTGTTTAGAACCCGGCAGGTGACCAAGAAGTACTG GGCCATCACCGTGCGTGTCCCGGTTCCTGCGGCAGGAGTGGTGGACATCCCCATCATCGAGAAGGAGGTGCAGGGCCAGCAGCAGCACCACAAG ATGACACTGTCCCCCAGCTACCGCATGGACAACGGGAAGATGGTGAGAGTACGGCCCAGCCGGAATGCGCACCTGGCTGTGACTCAGTACCGGGTGCTCAGCAGCACCCTCTCCTCCGCCCTCCTGGAGCTCCAGCCTATTACTG ggataaaACATCAGCTTCGAGTTCACTTGTCTTTTGGGTTGGATTGCCCGGTCCTCGGTGATCACAAGTACTCAGACTGGAACAGGCTGGCCCCCCAG AAGCTGCCTGTCGGGATCCTGAAGAAGCTGGGGCTGCCGCAGTCCAAGGCCCGCCACGTCCCCCTTCACCTGCACGCCCGCCAGCTgaccctgcctgccctgcagTCCGGGAAGGAGGAGCTCAGCTTGGTCTGCAAGCCTCCTCTCTACTTCGTACGTTCCCTGCGCCATCTGGGCTTAGGGATCCCGAGTCAGGATCAAAATGGGGACGAGGATGCCGCACACCCAGGAGGGCGGTGA
- the RPUSD4 gene encoding pseudouridylate synthase RPUSD4, mitochondrial isoform X1 yields MAAPGWTAPGLWIRGSSQRRGSLFTLVSKPFCSTATASRPLDAQRLAERLRTQKQEQKAKERVPPSPVQRRVRELVRFTQQLQRVHPNVLAKALSRGIVHQDKNLVVINKPYGLPVHGGPGVQLCISEVLPILAKMLRGHKAEPLHLCHRLDKETTGVMVLAWEKEVAHQVQELFRTRQVTKKYWAITVRVPVPAAGVVDIPIIEKEVQGQQQHHKMTLSPSYRMDNGKMVRVRPSRNAHLAVTQYRVLSSTLSSALLELQPITGIKHQLRVHLSFGLDCPVLGDHKYSDWNRLAPQKLPVGILKKLGLPQSKARHVPLHLHARQLTLPALQSGKEELSLVCKPPLYFVRSLRHLGLGIPSQDQNGDEDAAHPGGR; encoded by the exons ATGGCGGCGCCCGGCTGGACGGCGCCGGGCCTTTGGATCCGCGGTTCCTCGCAGCGTCGGGGGAGCCTCTTCACTCTCGTCTCAAAGCCATTCTGCTCCACTGCTACTGCCTCTAGGCCCCTGGATGCCCAGCGATTAGCGGAGAGGCTCCGAACCcagaaacaagaacaaaaggCGAAGGAGCGG GTGCCCCCAAGTCCTGTTCAGCGGAGAGTGCGAGAACTAGTGCGGTTCACACAGCAACTGCAGCGAGTCCACCCCAACGTGCTTGCTAAGGCGCTGAGCCGAGGGATTGTCCACCAGGACAAGAACCTTGTGGTCATCAATAAGCCCTACGGTCTCCCTGTGCATG GTGGCCCTGGGGTCCAGCTCTGCATCAGTGAGGTACTGCCTATCCTGGCAAAAATGCTTCGTGGCCACAAGGCCGAGCCCCTGCATCTGTGCCATCGGCTGGACAAGGAAACTACAGGTGTAATGGTGTTGGCTTGGGAAAAAGAAGTGGCACATCAAGTCCAGGAGTTGTTTAGAACCCGGCAGGTGACCAAGAAGTACTG GGCCATCACCGTGCGTGTCCCGGTTCCTGCGGCAGGAGTGGTGGACATCCCCATCATCGAGAAGGAGGTGCAGGGCCAGCAGCAGCACCACAAG ATGACACTGTCCCCCAGCTACCGCATGGACAACGGGAAGATGGTGAGAGTACGGCCCAGCCGGAATGCGCACCTGGCTGTGACTCAGTACCGGGTGCTCAGCAGCACCCTCTCCTCCGCCCTCCTGGAGCTCCAGCCTATTACTG ggataaaACATCAGCTTCGAGTTCACTTGTCTTTTGGGTTGGATTGCCCGGTCCTCGGTGATCACAAGTACTCAGACTGGAACAGGCTGGCCCCCCAG AAGCTGCCTGTCGGGATCCTGAAGAAGCTGGGGCTGCCGCAGTCCAAGGCCCGCCACGTCCCCCTTCACCTGCACGCCCGCCAGCTgaccctgcctgccctgcagTCCGGGAAGGAGGAGCTCAGCTTGGTCTGCAAGCCTCCTCTCTACTTCGTACGTTCCCTGCGCCATCTGGGCTTAGGGATCCCGAGTCAGGATCAAAATGGGGACGAGGATGCCGCACACCCAGGAGGGCGGTGA